One Prunus dulcis chromosome 7, ALMONDv2, whole genome shotgun sequence DNA segment encodes these proteins:
- the LOC117635035 gene encoding pentatricopeptide repeat-containing protein At3g50420 has protein sequence MPPPYETSFLAALIQRCTSITSLKQARQLHALLLTTTAIGSYSPYPYNNVISMYSRCGSLEDSQKVFDKMPQRNHVSFNALIAAYSRDSRSALLAFELLNKMGSECLRPNASTFTSLLQASYTLEDWLVGSLVHAKVVKFGFSNDLCVQTALLGMYSNCGDLESARKVFGWIVDKDVVAWNSMIFGNLKNDETKEGLHLFDGMLRSGIVPSQFTYSMVLNMCSRLRYFCLGKLIHARVIVSSTLTDLTLQNSLLDMYCNSGDTRVAFSVFSEMHNPDLVSWNTMISGYSQHGDGEQAMNLFAQLKKISLLKPDEYTFAAIISATGTYLASDYGKSLHGQVTKAGFEKSVFVGTTLVSMYFKNGETDDAQKVFYSILDKDVVLWTEMIMGFSRLADGESAIKFFSEMCQAGHKIDSFSLSGALSACSDLAMLKQGEMIHSQAVKTGYDVEMSVCGSLVDMYSKNGSLQAAYSIFSQVSDPDLKCWNSMLGGYSHHGMAEEALKLFFEIEKHGLRPDEVTFLSVLSACNHSGLVEVGKFLWKCMKENGITPGLKHYSSMVSLLGRARLLDEAEELINSSPFKEDNLELWRTLLSSCVINKNLKVGVHAAEQVLSLDAEDSATLVLLSNLYAAAGKWGSVVEMRRKIKVLTLEKDPGLSWIEDKNNVQVFCSGVQSEQEIGEAQAALHWLQGNMVRSQTDESDEQMYTT, from the coding sequence ATGCCACCGCCGTATGAAACCTCTTTCTTAGCAGCTCTCATACAAAGATGCACCTCCATAACCTCACTGAAACAAGCGCGGCAACTCCACGCTCTCCTCCTCACCACCACAGCTATTGGCTCGTACTCGCCATACCCGTACAACAATGTCATATCTATGTACTCACGGTGCGGTTCACTCGAAGATTCCCAGAAGGTGTTTGATAAAATGCCTCAAAGAAATCATGTTTCTTTCAATGCGCTCATTGCGGCCTATTCCAGAGATTCAAGAAGTGCACTTTTGGCCTTTGAACTACTTAACAAAATGGGAAGTGAATGCCTTAGGCCAAATGCTTCGACTTTCACAAGCTTACTACAAGCGTCTTATACTCTTGAGGATTGGTTGGTTGGCTCTTTGGTTCATGCCAAGGTTGTGAAATTTGGTTTCTCGAATGATTTATGTGTTCAAACTGCTCTTCTTGGGATGTACTCCAACTGTGGAGATTTGGAATCTGCGAGGAAAGTTTTTGGGTGGATAGTTGATAAAGATGTTGTGGCTTGGAATTCTATGATTTTTGGGAACTTGAAGAATGATGAGACCAAGGAAGGGCTTCATCTCTTTGATGGCATGCTGAGGAGTGGAATTGTTCCTAGTCAATTCACATATTCAATGGTTTTGAATATGTGTAGCCGATTAAGATATTTTTGTCTGGGGAAACTCATACATGCCCGAGTCATAGTTTCAAGCACACTAACTGATTTAACTTTGCAAAATTCCCTGCTTGACATGTATTGCAATTCTGGTGACACCCGCGTAGCATTTAGTGTGTTCAGTGAAATGCACAACCCAGATTTGGTGTCATGGAACACGATGATTTCTGGGTATTCACAACATGGGGATGGAGAGCAGGCCATGAATTTGTTTGCTCAGTTGAAGAAAATTTCTCTCCTCAAACCAGATGAGTATACTTTTGCAGCCATCATATCTGCAACAGGAACATACCTAGCTTCCGACTATGGTAAATCTCTTCATGGACAAGTCACAAAAGCAGGATTTGAGAAAAGTGTTTTTGTAGGAACTACACTTGTGTCTATGTATTTCAAAAATGGTGAAACTGATGATGCTCAGAAGGTGTTCTATTCCATTTTGGATAAGGATGTCGTTCTCTGGACTGAGATGATCATGGGTTTTTCGAGATTGGCTGATGGGGAGAGTGCAATTAAGTTCTTTTCTGAAATGTGCCAAGCAGGCCATAAGATTGACAGCTTTTCTCTCAGTGGAGCTTTGAGTGCTTGTTCCGACCTTGCCATGTTAAAACAAGGTGAGATGATTCACTCTCAGGCTGTAAAAACAGGGTACGATGTTGAAATGTCTGTCTGTGGGAGTCTGGTGGATATGTATTCGAAAAATGGTAGCCTTCAAGCTGCTTATTCTATATTTTCCCAAGTTTCAGACCCTGATTTGAAATGCTGGAACTCAATGCTTGGGGGATATAGTCACCATGGCATGGCAGAGGAAGCATTGAAGCTGTTTTTTGAGATAGAAAAACACGGTCTCAGACCAGACGAAGTAACATTTCTGTCTGTGCTCTCAGCTTGCAACCACAGTGGTTTGGTTGAAGTAGGAAAGTTCTTGTGGAAATGTATGAAGGAAAACGGTATCACACCTGGGCTTAAGCACTACTCTTCCATGGTAAGTTTGTTAGGTCGAGCTCGATTATTAGATGAGGCAGAGGAGCTTATTAACAGTTCACCATTTAAGGAAGATAATCTTGAACTGTGGAGAACTTTGCTAAGCTCGTGTGTcatcaataaaaatttgaaagtagGAGTTCATGCAGCAGAGCAGGTTCTAAGTTTAGATGCAGAAGACAGTGCAACACTTGTACTGCTGTCTAATCTCTATGCTGCTGCAGGAAAATGGGGTAGTGTGGTAGAAATGAGGAGAAAGATTAAAGTACTGACGTTGGAAAAGGATCCTGGACTAAGCTGGATTGAGGATAAGAATAATGTTCAGGTATTTTGTTCAGGTGTTCAATCAGAACAAGAGATAGGTGAAGCCCAAGCTGCACTGCATTGGCTACAAGGAAACATGGTAAGATCACAAACAGATGAATCTGATGAACAGATGTATACTACATAA
- the LOC117635760 gene encoding salicylic acid-binding protein 2-like, which produces MAATNEAQKAHAHFVLVHGAGHGAWCWYKIKPKLESSGHKVTVLNLTGSGINMKAIHDVHSLAEYSEPLLELIASLGPKEKVILVGHSLGGMNLSLAMERFPQKISAAVFLTAFLPDTTHQPSYIMDEFMQKIPADSWLDTQFEQFGSAKEPLTSIFFGPKYLQANLYQLSPIEDLELAKSLVRKSSFFREEVAKMKKFSNEGYGSVTRVYVVSDKDLIITEEFQRWMIANSGVKNVVEIKGADHMPMFSKPQELSNAFLEIAQKYA; this is translated from the exons ATGGCAGCAACCAACGAAGCACAGAAGGCTCATGCTCATTTCGTTCTAGTACACGGTGCTGGCCATGGGGCTTGGTGCTGGTACAAGATCAAGCCGAAGCTCGAGTCTTCCGGTCACAAGGTGACGGTGCTGAACCTTACCGGTTCCGGCATCAACATGAAGGCCATACACGATGTTCACTCACTAGCAGAGTACTCCGAGCCTTTGTTGGAGCTTATAGCCTCACTTGgtccaaaagaaaaggtgATCCTTGTAGGGCATAGCCTTGGAGGCATGAACTTGTCCCTTGCCATGGAAAGGTTCCCACAGAAAATTTCTGCTGCTGTTTTCTTGACTGCCTTTCTGCCAGATACAACTCACCAGCCATCATATATTATGGATGAG TTCATGCAGAAGATACCAGCAGACTCATGGCTAGACACTCAGTTTGAACAGTTTGGAAGCGCCAAAGAACCCTTAACGTCGATATTCTTCGGTCCCAAGTACTTACAGGCGAACCTCTATCAACTCAGCCCCATTGAG GATCTGGAACTTGCCAAGAGTTTAGTGAGGAAGAGTTCATTCTTTCGTGAAGAAGTGGCTAAGATGAAGAAGTTCTCAAATGAGGGATATGGGTCGGTTACACGAGTTTATGTGGTTAGTGACAAAGATTTGATAATAACTGAGGAATTTCAGCGATGGATGATTGCAAACAGCGGGGTTAAAAATGTGGTGGAGATTAAGGGTGCTGATCATATGCCAATGTTTTCAAAGCCACAAGAACTTTCCAATGCTTTTCTGGAGATAGCACAAAAGTACGCTTAA
- the LOC117635759 gene encoding salicylic acid-binding protein 2-like, with protein MAVPKEEKHFVLVHGACHGSWCWYKIKPRLESAGHRVTALDLAASGINTKAIQDVHSLAEYSEPLLEFIASLGPEEKVILVGHSLGGMSLALAMENFPQKICVAVFLTAFVPDTTHQPSHVLDQYNQNTPTEAWLDTQFTNYGSAEEPLMSMHFGPEFLAKLYQLSPIEDLELAKSSVRVGSLFLQDLSKMKKFSNVGYGRVPRVYVVCSEDKGIPEEFQRWMIENSGVTNVVEIKGADHMPMFSKTQEVCNALVDISNKYTSDSTMVGSG; from the exons ATGGCAGTAccaaaagaagagaagcatTTTGTTCTAGTACATGGGGCTTGCCATGGCTCCTGGTGCTGGTACAAGATCAAGCCAAGGCTAGAGTCTGCTGGTCACAGAGTCACAGCCTTGGACCTTGCAGCTTCAGGGATCAACACGAAGGCCATACAAGATGTTCACTCTTTAGCAGAGTATTCTGAGCCTCTGTTGGAGTTTATAGCCTCACTTGGTCCAGAAGAAAAGGTGATCCTTGTAGGGCATAGCCTTGGAGGCATGAGCTTGGCCCTTGCCATGGAAAACTTCCCACAGAAAATTTGTGTTGCTGTTTTCTTGACCGCCTTTGTGCCAGATACCACACACCAGCCTTCACATGTTTTGGATCAG TACAATCAAAACACGCCCACAGAAGCATGGCTGGACACTCAGTTTACAAATTATGGGAGTGCTGAAGAACCCTTAATGTCAATGCATTTCGGTCCTGAGTTCTTAGCCAAGCTCTATCAACTCAGCCCCATTGAG GATCTGGAACTCGCCAAGAGTTCAGTAAGGGTAGGCTCACTCTTTCTTCAAGACTTGtcaaagatgaagaaattCTCGAATGTGGGGTATGGTCGGGTCCCACGAGTTTATGTGGTTTGTAGCGAAGATAAAGGAATTCCCGAGGAATTTCAGCGGTGGATGATTGAAAACAGTGGGGTTACAAATGTGGTGGAGATCAAGGGCGCCGATCATATGCCAATGTTTTCAAAGACCCAAGAAGTTTGCAATGCTCTTGTAgatatatcaaataagtatactTCAGATTCAACAATGGTAGGATCCGGCTGA